A segment of the Planktothrix serta PCC 8927 genome:
AAATTCCAAATTATTTAATTTTAAGCTTTCATCTATTAAAAATTCTTTAAAAGTTGTTAACCGTTGTATTCCATCAATAACAAACCATTCTTCTTCATTTGTTGCATCAATATAAAAAGCTGGAATTGGAAAACGAATTAAAACAGATTCGATTAATCTACTTTTAGCTACTTGAGTCCAAATTCCTTGATTTCTTTGAAACTCTGGAGCTAAATTCAGTTGATTATTTTCTAATCTCGTTAGAAGTTGCTGAACCGTCATGGGTCGAGTTGAAACACTAATAGAATCAGGATCAAAAAACTCTGAAATTGTTAGTTCATCATCTGAGTTGAATAACATAATAATTATTAGTAAAAATTTTCAAATTCTAGGCAAAGTTCTATCGCCTCTTGAATCCGCTGCATAAGCTCATCAAGGGATTTTGCTTGTGTATGACAACCTTTCAAACTAGGAACTGAAGCTACAAAATAACCATCAGAATCTTTCTCAATCAGTACATTAAATTCTTTAATCATTTTCTAACCTCTAGCTAAACCAAAATAGGAGCAAGTCTAGTCTTGCCCCTATCATCATAGATTGATTTTAGCTAATTTTGTCAATTAAACCTTCGCATCTTCCTTAACTAACTTATCCCAACCTAAATCCTTGAGACTGTTATTCCGACGTAACGGACGAGTGACTAACTCCAGAATATCCCGTGCATTGGTGAACCCGTGAGTTTGAGCAAAGGTAAATTCAACTGACCATTTCGTATTAATTCCCCGTGCTTCTAAGGGGTTGGCGTGAGCCATTCCGGTGATTACTAAATCCGGTTTTAACTCATAAATTCGTTGAATTTGATTGTAATTATCCGGTTTTTCTACAATTCTCGGTAACGGAACGCCCATCTCCTGACAGGTTTTTTCTAATAGTTTTAACTCCGCTTCTTGATAACGTTTATCCATGTAAGGAATGCCAATTTCTGGGCAAGTCATCCCGCAACGAATTAAAAATCGGGCTAAGGAAACCTCTAATAAATTATCCCCCATGAAAAACACCGATTTCCCGCGAATAATTTGCAGATAATCTTCCATACTCGCCCAAATTTGTGCTTCCCGTTCCTCTAAACCCTTGGGTTCAATATTAAAAACAGAGCAGATTTTTTCAATCCAAGCCCGGGTTCCATCGGGGCCAATAGGGAACGGTGCACCAATTAATTTACACTTACGACGACGCATTAATGTTGTAGCGGTTCGAGATAAAAACGGATTAACTCCAGCCACATAATACCCTTCTTCTAATACAGGTAATTCTGTATAGCGTTTTGCGGGTAACCAACCCGAAACTTTAATTCCCTGTTTCTTCAATTCTAAGGTTAAATTAGTAACAACCGGATCAGGTAAAGACCCAAATAAAACTAACGGCGGATGATTAGCATATTCCGATTCTTCTTGAGCAACATCTTCTTTTTGTTTGCCGAAATTCAGTAATTTTTGAATCGCATTTCGTTCATTTTTGTCCGTTTCGGCTACGGGTGCTTTATCAGGACAACGGACTGCCATTGCTGCTAATACGGTATCTTCCCCTTGAGTAAAAGCATAATCTAACCCGTTAGCTCGTGCAACCACAATCGGAATTCCCAGTTCTGCTTCTAATTTTGGCGCTAATCCTTCCAAATCGGTTTTAATAATTTCAGTGGTACAAGTGCCGATCCAAATAATCACGCTGGGGTTGCGATCGCGTTTAATTTGTAAACACAACCGCTTTAATTCATCATAATCATTGAGTTTAGCGGAAATATCCCCTTCTTCTAATTCTGCCATAGCATAACGGGGTTCAGCAAAAATCATCACCCCCATAGCATTTTGCAGAAAATAGCCGCAGGTTTTTGTACCAATTACTAAAAAGAAACTATCTTCAATTTTTTGGTATAACCAAGCGACACAACTAATCGGACAAAAGGTGTGATAATTTCCAGTTTCACACTCAAAAGTTAAACCTTCCGGTTGTGGTTGAGCAACGGTCATAATTTTCTCCTCTTAATCGGATGTTAGTTAATCAAAATTTGACAAGACTATCCATGACTTAAAATCTTGCGGATTCAAAGTCTAACCTCGATTAAGGATTAGGGAAACTAAGCCGGGAAATTATTTAAAATCCGACAGGGAAATTTCATCATCATCATCTGAAGAACCGGTTAACCCTTCGATATCAATATCGTCCATGTCTCCAGTGGTTAAATCACCCATATCGTCGAGATTAAAATCCCCTAAATCATCGGATGAAAAATCATCATCCCCTAATCCTAAATCGTCTAAATTATCTCCGGTATCGAGATCCAGGCCATCGGAAGAGCTATCTCCCAACCCGAAATCACCGAGATCATCACCCAGACCGGAATCTGTATCTCCTAATCCAAACTCATCTAGGTCATCGGAACCCAGGTCGTCAGCTTCTAAGCTGATTTCCCCATCCAGGTCATCCGCCGCCAGAACTTCCGACTCTAAACCCAGATCGTCCATACCATCAGAACCGAGATCATCGGAAGATTCCAAACCGAAATCGATATCCTCGCTGACGTCTGTATCGCCGCCCAGTTCAGTGTGAATGTTGTCGTCCCAAACATCAGACTCGGTATCGATGTCTAATTCAGCCGATCCCGTTTCCGACTCTAAACCCATATCCAAATCATCAGATTCAAGTTCATCGGACTCTAAACCCATATCCAAATCATCAGATTCAAGTTCATCGGACTCCAAACTCATATCCAGGTCATCAGATCCAAGTTCATCGGACTCCAAACTCATATCCAAATCATCAGATTCAAGTTCATCGGACTCTAAGCCCATATCCAGGTCATCAGATTCAAGTTCATCGGACTCTAAGCCCATATCCAGGTCATCAGATCCAAGTTCATCGGACTCTAAGCCCATATCCAGGTCATCTGCACTAAAAGCTTCTGATTCATCATCTAACTCTAGATCAAAGCCCTCATCGGCTACGTCAGCGGCCTCTGTGTCGATATCTAAACCTAGATCTTCATCGACATCAGGATCAAAATCCTCCATGCCGATCTCATCGATGGTGACTTCATCCTCATCCTCGGCTTCGAGCGTAAATTCATCGGAGTCATCCTGGGAGTCGGCAATCACCGCAGCCCCTCCGACAACAGCCGCAGCACTGGCAACCGCTACAGCAGCACCCGCAACATTGAGTTGTTGTACCGGAGTCACTTCCTCCTCTAAATCCAAGGCTGATGGAGGTGCCGGAGGATGGTAACCAGGGACAGATTGAACTGGAGACTTAGAGTAACCAGGGGCAGTTTGAACGGGAGTCTGGGGTTGATAAGCTGGAACTGCTGCCGTTGCAGGTTGTTCCGGTGTAGACCTAATACCCAACGCTAAATCCGGGTCAAAATTCAGTCCCAAAACATCAATCAGTTTTTCGGGGTCTGGATTTAGCTTTGAGAAGGGTAACATCAGTTGGGCCGCCTCTGGGTCAAGGGCATTGATCGTTCCCAAAATGAGGGATGAGGCAGGTCTTCGACCCCCATCAGGGGTCGGTATTGAATTCAAATCCATTTGCAGTACCAGCCATTCCCGATTGGCTTGGTAATATTGCAACCACTTATCTTTAAGTGCAGTGGAAAAGTCTTTGAAGAAAGCCATAACCTCTATATCCTCATCCTGAGATAGCTAGACATATTAAACCATCATCAGGTCTAGCTCATCTTCGTGACTTTGAGCAAGGGGTTTGTTCGGATTTAGGTAAAAATCTGATAACAGGGAGAATAATTCCCGATCTGGTGTGTCTTGGGGGACGACTCCTTCGGGTTGGGACAGGAGTTGATCAGCAATATTCAGATAATAATCACAAACGTAGTGGAGGGATGGATCGGTTTCGGCCATCTCAAACAGGGTTTTCCCTTTAACACGGGACACCCGAATATCCTCGATTAAGGGTAACACTTCTAAAACGGGCATGGGAACGGCTTCAATATATTTTTCAATCAGATCCCGTTTGGATGTCCGGTTACCAATTAACCCGGCTAACCGTAGGGGGTGAGTCCGGGCTTTTTCGCGTACCGAGGCGGCGATGCGGTTAGCGGCAAATAGGGCATCAAAGCCGTTATCAGTGACAATGACGCAATAGTCGGCATAGTTGAGAGGGGCAGCAAAACCACCACAAACCACGTCCCCTAAGACGTCAAACAGGATGATATCGTATTCGTCAAAGGCGTTGAGTTCTTTCAGGAGTTTAACGGTTTCCCCTACCACATAACCGCCACATCCTGCACCTGCTGGAGGGCCACCTGCTTCGACGCAATCGACACCCGCATAGCCTTTGTAAATCACGTCTTCCGGCCAAATATCTTCGTAATGAAAGTCTTTTTCCTGCAAGGTATCAATAATTGTGGGAATTAAAAATCCCGTGAGGGTAAAGGTGCTGTCGTGTTTGGGGTCGCAGCCAATTTGCAGGACTTTTTTACCCCGTTTGGCTAAAGCGGCAGAGATATTACAGCTTGTGGTTGATTTACCGATTCCGCCTTTACCGTAGACTGCTAATTTCACGCTTGTTTCTCCTTAATCGGTTTTTATTAAAAACTGTTGATTGTTGACTGTTGACGGGCGGGTTTACCCAGGTTTTGCTTTATTAGCAAAGATCCGGTGGAACCCGCCCCTACTGCTAGAACAGTGCTTTTCTGGGTTTGATACAGCCATTATTGCCATAACTGCTTCAGAAAATAAAGGGGTGAGTTTAATAAATTAGGCTATAAATTCGAGCTTTATTGTGGATTAAGGATTAATTTTAATTTAATCATCTCAGAATCATTTTCAAGCTTTTATTTATTATTATACTATTTTTTATATAAACTTTTTTATAAAAATAGTTACAATAAGCAAAAAAATGAAAAGAGGAGTGGATGCAAATGTCCAAAAGTGACCCGGATGATCACCCCTGAGCCTAGATAGTTAGGAGTGTTGACCCAGGGTTTCCCTGGGTAAAATTTTGATGAATATTAAATCTTTAGGGTGTAATTGAGGAATTTTTTCAAAAAATTACTAAGCAATTTTACTGATTATTCTCAGGAAAAATTATCAAAAACCCCAGGCTCAAAATAAACGCAGTTAAATGTTAATTTTTGTAAAATTCTCAGAGCCACAGTGGATTAAAAACCCGGTTTCTCCAAGAAACCGGGTTTTTGGGGTCTATCCCTATTAAAATCAAGACTTATATTGCTTATAACTATGAAGATTTTACAAGACTATACGATTGTTACCCGTCCTGATGATAATGGAACATTTGTGGCTTATGTTCCAGCAATTTCGGGTTGTCATGCTTGGGGAAAAAGTTCAGAAGCAGCTTTATCTGAATTAGTTTATGCTTTTGAAATGATTCAGGAAGAATATCAAGACAGAGGAGAAACATTACCAACTGATAACTGTTTACTGATAACTGTTTACTGATAACTGATTAAGGGGTATAAATAACACTAAAATAAATTCCATCATCTTGAATATTATTGCCCCGATCATCAATACCAATCAGGGGAAGACCATAATCCAGACGCAGATTTAATCCTGAAACAGGTTGCCAAATTACGCCTAATCCTGCACCTGCTAAAAAGGTTTTACCAATAATCCGGTTAGGGTT
Coding sequences within it:
- a CDS encoding type II toxin-antitoxin system HicB family antitoxin gives rise to the protein MIKEFNVLIEKDSDGYFVASVPSLKGCHTQAKSLDELMQRIQEAIELCLEFENFY
- a CDS encoding ferredoxin:protochlorophyllide reductase (ATP-dependent) subunit N produces the protein MTVAQPQPEGLTFECETGNYHTFCPISCVAWLYQKIEDSFFLVIGTKTCGYFLQNAMGVMIFAEPRYAMAELEEGDISAKLNDYDELKRLCLQIKRDRNPSVIIWIGTCTTEIIKTDLEGLAPKLEAELGIPIVVARANGLDYAFTQGEDTVLAAMAVRCPDKAPVAETDKNERNAIQKLLNFGKQKEDVAQEESEYANHPPLVLFGSLPDPVVTNLTLELKKQGIKVSGWLPAKRYTELPVLEEGYYVAGVNPFLSRTATTLMRRRKCKLIGAPFPIGPDGTRAWIEKICSVFNIEPKGLEEREAQIWASMEDYLQIIRGKSVFFMGDNLLEVSLARFLIRCGMTCPEIGIPYMDKRYQEAELKLLEKTCQEMGVPLPRIVEKPDNYNQIQRIYELKPDLVITGMAHANPLEARGINTKWSVEFTFAQTHGFTNARDILELVTRPLRRNNSLKDLGWDKLVKEDAKV
- a CDS encoding DUF5331 domain-containing protein, with the protein product MAFFKDFSTALKDKWLQYYQANREWLVLQMDLNSIPTPDGGRRPASSLILGTINALDPEAAQLMLPFSKLNPDPEKLIDVLGLNFDPDLALGIRSTPEQPATAAVPAYQPQTPVQTAPGYSKSPVQSVPGYHPPAPPSALDLEEEVTPVQQLNVAGAAVAVASAAAVVGGAAVIADSQDDSDEFTLEAEDEDEVTIDEIGMEDFDPDVDEDLGLDIDTEAADVADEGFDLELDDESEAFSADDLDMGLESDELGSDDLDMGLESDELESDDLDMGLESDELESDDLDMSLESDELGSDDLDMSLESDELESDDLDMGLESDELESDDLDMGLESETGSAELDIDTESDVWDDNIHTELGGDTDVSEDIDFGLESSDDLGSDGMDDLGLESEVLAADDLDGEISLEADDLGSDDLDEFGLGDTDSGLGDDLGDFGLGDSSSDGLDLDTGDNLDDLGLGDDDFSSDDLGDFNLDDMGDLTTGDMDDIDIEGLTGSSDDDDEISLSDFK
- the bchL gene encoding ferredoxin:protochlorophyllide reductase (ATP-dependent) iron-sulfur ATP-binding protein; amino-acid sequence: MKLAVYGKGGIGKSTTSCNISAALAKRGKKVLQIGCDPKHDSTFTLTGFLIPTIIDTLQEKDFHYEDIWPEDVIYKGYAGVDCVEAGGPPAGAGCGGYVVGETVKLLKELNAFDEYDIILFDVLGDVVCGGFAAPLNYADYCVIVTDNGFDALFAANRIAASVREKARTHPLRLAGLIGNRTSKRDLIEKYIEAVPMPVLEVLPLIEDIRVSRVKGKTLFEMAETDPSLHYVCDYYLNIADQLLSQPEGVVPQDTPDRELFSLLSDFYLNPNKPLAQSHEDELDLMMV
- a CDS encoding type II toxin-antitoxin system HicB family antitoxin, translating into MKILQDYTIVTRPDDNGTFVAYVPAISGCHAWGKSSEAALSELVYAFEMIQEEYQDRGETLPTDNCLLITVY